One Phenylobacterium hankyongense DNA segment encodes these proteins:
- a CDS encoding TIGR00645 family protein, producing the protein MTSPASSRPISRKPALERALELWLFRSRWLMAPFYVGLAVALASLVIVFFNEAVHELAQVTTMSPEQAILMVLSLIDLSLAGNLLLIVIFSGYENFVSKIDTGDDEDRPAWMGTVDFSGLKMKLIASIVAISAIALLRAFMKLNEGEAIPDRTLAWMVGIHLTFVVSGVLLAVMDLLASKTDKH; encoded by the coding sequence ATGACCTCGCCCGCATCGTCCCGTCCGATATCGCGCAAACCGGCCTTGGAACGCGCTCTTGAGCTCTGGCTGTTCCGCTCCCGCTGGCTGATGGCGCCCTTCTACGTGGGCCTGGCGGTGGCGCTGGCCTCACTGGTGATCGTGTTCTTCAACGAGGCGGTCCACGAGCTCGCCCAGGTCACCACCATGTCGCCGGAGCAGGCGATCCTGATGGTGCTGTCGCTGATCGACCTGTCGCTGGCCGGGAACCTGCTGCTGATCGTGATCTTCTCCGGCTACGAGAACTTCGTCTCCAAGATCGACACCGGCGACGACGAGGACCGGCCCGCCTGGATGGGCACGGTGGATTTCTCGGGCCTGAAGATGAAGCTGATCGCCTCCATCGTGGCGATCAGCGCCATCGCCCTGCTGCGCGCCTTCATGAAGCTCAACGAGGGCGAGGCGATCCCGGACCGCACGCTGGCCTGGATGGTCGGCATCCACCTCACCTTCGTGGTCTCCGGCGTGCTGCTGGCGGTCATGGACCTGCTGGCGAGCAAGACCGACAAGCACTGA
- a CDS encoding DUF1134 domain-containing protein gives MDRRTLIVSGLVTLGAAGVAQAQTAKPLPPAAPAPTTPPTTPPPRSLEGLPPPSQTPDYPAQTKAQTYSRDEIVNNVSDFMGVTAETAGGAVEKIFAQNGRPTGYIAGEEGSGAFVVGGRYGRGLLYMKGREPIEVYWQGPSVGWDFGGNASRVFTLCYELEVPEAIYQRFPGVEGSAYFIGGLGVNYQKANGITLAPIRAGVGLRLGANIGYLAYTRKRNILPF, from the coding sequence ATGGACCGTCGAACCCTCATCGTCAGCGGGCTGGTGACGCTCGGCGCCGCCGGCGTGGCCCAGGCGCAGACCGCCAAGCCGCTGCCGCCAGCCGCCCCGGCCCCGACCACGCCCCCAACGACGCCGCCGCCCCGCTCCCTGGAAGGCCTGCCGCCGCCCAGCCAGACCCCCGACTATCCCGCGCAGACCAAGGCCCAGACCTATTCGCGCGACGAGATCGTCAACAACGTCTCCGACTTCATGGGCGTCACGGCCGAAACCGCCGGCGGCGCCGTGGAGAAGATCTTCGCCCAGAACGGCCGGCCCACCGGCTACATCGCCGGCGAGGAGGGCTCCGGCGCCTTCGTGGTCGGCGGCCGCTACGGCCGCGGCCTGCTCTACATGAAGGGCCGCGAGCCGATCGAGGTCTACTGGCAGGGCCCGTCGGTGGGCTGGGACTTCGGCGGCAACGCCAGCCGGGTGTTCACCCTCTGCTATGAGCTGGAAGTGCCGGAGGCCATCTACCAGCGCTTCCCCGGCGTCGAAGGCTCCGCCTACTTCATCGGTGGCCTGGGCGTGAACTACCAGAAGGCGAACGGCATCACGCTGGCGCCGATCCGCGCCGGCGTCGGCCTGCGGCTGGGCGCCAACATCGGCTACCTGGCCTACACCCGGAAGCGCAACATCCTGCCGTTCTGA